From a region of the Spelaeicoccus albus genome:
- the purD gene encoding phosphoribosylamine--glycine ligase, producing MKVLVLGSGAREHALVRALTADESVTAVIAAPGNPGIAQTCETRPVDVVDARAVTDLAEELDVDLVVVGPEAPLVAGVSDALHEAGFAVFGPREAAARLEGSKALAKEVMSSAEVPTAMARVATDADQAASALDSFGAPYVVKADGLAAGKGVVVTDDRDTALTHARDCLAVSERVVIEEFLDGPEVSLFVLCDGATAVPLAPAQDFKRIGDDDTGPNTGGMGAYSPLPWAPPGLVSEIVNRVAQPTIDEMVKRGTPFTGVLYCGLALTSRGLRVIEFNVRFGDPETQSVLARLATPLGMLLLAAAEGRLHEAEPLRWKNECAVTVVLAAENYPGAPRTGDPIEDCDRPGDAGDAYLLHAGTALDDDGRLVTSGGRVLSVVGTGADIETARAAAYRRAGRISWPGMQLRSDIARAAAEGAVDVPAANGGQP from the coding sequence GTGAAGGTACTGGTGCTGGGCTCCGGAGCTCGCGAACACGCCCTCGTCCGCGCATTGACCGCCGATGAATCGGTCACCGCAGTGATCGCGGCCCCCGGCAACCCGGGGATCGCACAAACGTGCGAAACCCGGCCGGTCGACGTCGTCGACGCGCGGGCAGTGACGGATCTGGCCGAAGAACTCGACGTCGACCTGGTCGTCGTGGGCCCCGAAGCACCGCTGGTCGCCGGCGTCTCGGACGCCTTGCACGAAGCCGGGTTCGCCGTCTTCGGTCCCCGCGAAGCCGCCGCCCGGCTCGAGGGCAGCAAGGCACTCGCCAAGGAGGTCATGTCCTCGGCGGAGGTGCCGACGGCCATGGCCCGGGTCGCCACCGATGCCGACCAGGCGGCCTCCGCGCTCGATTCGTTCGGTGCGCCGTACGTCGTCAAGGCCGACGGGCTGGCGGCAGGCAAGGGCGTCGTGGTGACCGACGACCGCGACACGGCGCTCACCCACGCCCGTGACTGCTTGGCCGTCAGTGAGCGGGTGGTGATCGAGGAATTCTTGGACGGTCCCGAAGTCTCGCTGTTCGTATTGTGCGACGGCGCCACTGCGGTCCCGCTGGCGCCCGCGCAGGATTTCAAACGCATCGGCGACGACGACACCGGTCCCAATACGGGCGGCATGGGCGCTTATTCGCCGCTGCCGTGGGCGCCTCCCGGGCTCGTCAGCGAGATCGTGAACCGCGTGGCCCAGCCGACCATCGACGAGATGGTCAAGCGCGGCACCCCGTTCACCGGCGTCCTTTACTGCGGCCTTGCGCTCACATCGCGCGGGCTGCGAGTGATCGAGTTCAACGTGCGGTTCGGCGATCCCGAAACGCAGTCGGTACTGGCCCGTCTTGCCACACCGCTCGGCATGCTGCTGCTGGCCGCCGCGGAAGGTCGCCTGCACGAGGCCGAGCCGCTGCGGTGGAAGAACGAGTGCGCCGTCACGGTGGTCTTGGCCGCCGAGAACTACCCCGGCGCGCCGCGCACCGGCGACCCGATCGAAGACTGCGACCGGCCCGGTGACGCCGGCGACGCATATCTCCTGCACGCCGGCACGGCATTGGACGACGACGGCCGTCTCGTCACGTCCGGCGGTCGGGTCCTGTCGGTCGTCGGCACCGGAGCGGACATTGAAACGGCACGGGCGGCCGCTTACCGCCGGGCGGGCCGCATCAGCTGGCCGGGCATGCAGCTTCGCAGCGATATCGCACGGGCGGCGGCCGAGGGCGCTGTCGACGTTCCCGCCGCGAACGGAGGTCAACCGTGA
- a CDS encoding maleylpyruvate isomerase N-terminal domain-containing protein, which produces MPTSLTFDQHLAGLERAAGRLAYHGAHSAPDAPVPTCPGWTQDELLVHQSVIHRWAEANLRGRRDGGPGEDDVRAAPDRIAYFLEGYRALAATLVQADPELEAAVFLNDAPPPRHFWARRQCHETTIHSVDALAADRGRVPAAEDCAIDRQFAVDGIDELLTGFVTRSATRIHPGSGRTIAVVPSDSDRAWVLRSEDKLVTTPLTSSAPAVSDADTTFSGTAAQLYLGLWNRGDEIVETGDPRVLDLWRDTEHVTWS; this is translated from the coding sequence ATGCCCACTAGCTTGACCTTCGATCAGCACCTCGCCGGACTCGAACGGGCTGCCGGACGTCTCGCGTATCACGGCGCGCACTCCGCCCCCGACGCTCCGGTACCGACGTGCCCCGGGTGGACGCAAGACGAGCTCCTGGTGCATCAATCGGTGATCCACCGGTGGGCGGAAGCGAATTTGCGCGGCCGGCGAGACGGCGGGCCCGGCGAGGACGACGTGCGCGCCGCACCCGACCGGATCGCGTACTTCCTGGAAGGGTACCGTGCGTTGGCAGCCACGCTGGTGCAAGCCGACCCCGAGCTCGAAGCGGCGGTGTTCTTGAACGACGCACCGCCGCCGCGGCACTTTTGGGCCCGCCGCCAATGTCATGAAACGACTATCCACTCAGTTGACGCGCTGGCGGCCGACCGTGGCCGGGTTCCCGCCGCGGAGGACTGCGCCATCGACCGGCAATTCGCCGTCGACGGCATCGATGAGCTCCTGACCGGGTTCGTTACCAGGAGTGCGACACGGATCCACCCGGGCTCCGGCCGCACCATCGCCGTCGTACCGTCGGACAGCGACCGCGCATGGGTGTTGCGATCGGAGGACAAACTCGTCACGACGCCGCTGACTTCGTCGGCGCCGGCCGTCTCGGACGCCGACACCACGTTCTCGGGCACGGCCGCCCAGTTGTATTTGGGCCTGTGGAACCGCGGCGACGAGATAGTCGAAACGGGTGACCCCCGCGTGCTCGACCTCTGGCGCGACACCGAACACGTCACCTGGAGCTAG
- a CDS encoding rhodanese-related sulfurtransferase has protein sequence MAVPKIILFYVFTPLPDPDAIRLWQWTLAEREGLTGRILISEHGINATLGGDIDSVKRYVKATKGYAAFKRADFKWSDGAGNDFPKLSVKVRPEIVSFGAPDALKVGADGVLGGGKRLAPQEVHDLVDERGDDVVFFDGRNKFEAEIGRFAGAVVPDVDTTRDFVAELDSGKYDHLKSRPVVTYCTGGVRCEVLSSLMTERGFDEVYQLDGGIVRYGEEFKDDGLWQGSLYVFDGRMHVEFGKDTVPLGRCSSCGAATAQYHNCANLECRRLRLFCETCAATLSGTVCPEDCRVVDGCPVTGE, from the coding sequence GTGGCAGTTCCGAAGATCATCTTGTTTTACGTGTTCACGCCGTTGCCCGACCCGGACGCCATTCGACTGTGGCAGTGGACGTTGGCCGAGCGCGAAGGGCTCACCGGACGCATCCTGATCAGCGAGCACGGCATCAACGCCACGCTGGGCGGCGACATCGACAGCGTGAAACGCTACGTGAAGGCCACCAAGGGCTATGCGGCATTCAAGAGAGCCGACTTCAAATGGTCGGACGGCGCCGGCAACGACTTTCCGAAACTCAGTGTCAAGGTTCGTCCCGAGATCGTCAGCTTCGGCGCGCCCGATGCGCTGAAAGTCGGCGCGGACGGAGTGCTGGGCGGCGGCAAACGACTGGCGCCGCAAGAGGTCCATGATCTTGTCGATGAACGAGGGGACGATGTCGTCTTCTTCGACGGCCGCAACAAGTTCGAGGCCGAGATCGGCCGATTCGCGGGCGCCGTCGTCCCCGATGTGGATACCACTCGCGACTTCGTGGCCGAACTCGACAGCGGCAAATACGACCATTTGAAGTCGCGCCCCGTCGTCACCTATTGCACGGGAGGTGTGCGTTGTGAGGTGCTGTCGTCGTTGATGACCGAGCGCGGATTCGACGAGGTGTACCAGCTGGACGGCGGCATCGTGCGATACGGCGAAGAATTCAAGGACGACGGGCTGTGGCAGGGGTCGCTCTACGTGTTCGACGGCCGCATGCACGTGGAGTTCGGCAAGGACACCGTTCCGCTGGGCCGTTGCAGCAGTTGCGGCGCCGCAACTGCGCAATATCACAACTGCGCCAACCTCGAGTGTCGACGGCTTCGATTGTTTTGCGAAACCTGTGCCGCGACGTTGTCCGGCACCGTGTGCCCCGAGGACTGCCGAGTGGTGGACGGATGCCCGGTTACCGGCGAGTAA
- a CDS encoding asparaginase, with amino-acid sequence MSAHQTFSARDAVELAVVERSGFVESRHIGSAVVIDPAGDVRTALGDVDTPIFTRSSLKPLQALAALRAGAPLTGVQLALATASHRAQQKHVDVVASMLAGAGLSEDDLQCPADLPGNAEARNAVIRAGGETRRIYYNCSGKHAAFLWACAVNGWDTGSYLDPANPIQRLVADVTAEYAGAPAAAVGVDGCGAPVLALPLTGLARAISAVAVADEASGMVAAVMHDPWAIAGDGEPNSVVIERLGILAKGGAEGVMVMAAPDGTTVALKCLDGSARATTLAGLTLLARTGAVDADAVRSVLNETEMPVLGRGQKVGAVRPGSGLTGTSGAPEGSSRDS; translated from the coding sequence ATGAGCGCTCACCAAACCTTTTCCGCCCGGGACGCCGTCGAGCTGGCAGTCGTCGAACGTTCCGGCTTCGTCGAATCCCGGCATATCGGCTCCGCGGTCGTCATCGACCCGGCCGGCGACGTCCGGACCGCCCTGGGCGACGTCGACACCCCGATCTTCACCCGGTCGAGCTTGAAGCCGCTGCAGGCGCTTGCCGCGCTGCGCGCCGGGGCGCCGCTGACCGGAGTCCAGCTGGCACTTGCCACGGCCAGCCACCGGGCCCAGCAAAAACATGTCGACGTGGTCGCCTCGATGCTTGCCGGGGCCGGCCTGAGCGAGGACGACTTGCAGTGTCCGGCGGATCTGCCCGGCAATGCCGAGGCCCGCAACGCGGTCATTCGCGCCGGCGGCGAGACCCGGCGCATCTATTACAACTGCTCCGGCAAACACGCCGCGTTCCTTTGGGCATGCGCCGTCAACGGCTGGGACACCGGCAGCTATCTGGATCCGGCGAACCCGATTCAACGGCTCGTTGCCGACGTGACCGCCGAATATGCGGGCGCGCCGGCCGCAGCGGTCGGAGTGGACGGGTGCGGCGCTCCCGTGCTGGCCCTGCCGCTGACCGGCTTGGCTCGCGCGATCTCCGCCGTCGCAGTGGCTGACGAGGCTTCGGGCATGGTCGCAGCAGTGATGCACGATCCGTGGGCGATTGCGGGCGACGGTGAGCCCAACAGCGTCGTCATCGAACGACTGGGCATCCTGGCCAAGGGCGGAGCCGAAGGCGTCATGGTGATGGCGGCCCCCGACGGAACGACCGTTGCCTTGAAATGCCTTGACGGTTCCGCCCGCGCCACCACGTTGGCCGGCTTGACGCTGTTGGCACGTACCGGGGCCGTGGACGCCGACGCCGTCCGGAGCGTCCTGAACGAAACCGAGATGCCGGTGCTCGGCCGCGGCCAAAAGGTGGGCGCCGTTCGGCCCGGCAGTGGGCTCACCGGCACATCCGGCGCGCCGGAAGGTTCGTCGCGTGACAGCTAG
- the purS gene encoding phosphoribosylformylglycinamidine synthase subunit PurS, which produces MGRVVVDVMPKPEILDPQGKAIAGALPRLGFTRFVNVRQGKRFELEVDGEVTDDVLAEAHEAAVTLLSNPVIENVVNVRAVTPAEIDPSATELIEPGE; this is translated from the coding sequence ATGGGACGTGTCGTCGTCGACGTCATGCCAAAGCCGGAAATTCTCGACCCGCAGGGCAAAGCGATCGCCGGCGCGCTGCCGCGACTGGGGTTCACCCGATTCGTGAACGTGCGCCAGGGTAAGCGTTTCGAACTCGAGGTCGATGGAGAAGTCACCGATGACGTGCTCGCCGAGGCTCACGAAGCCGCGGTCACGCTGTTGTCCAATCCGGTCATCGAGAACGTCGTGAACGTGCGCGCCGTCACGCCTGCCGAAATCGACCCCAGCGCCACCGAACTGATCGAGCCGGGCGAGTGA
- a CDS encoding MBL fold metallo-hydrolase, whose protein sequence is MQLTRFGHAAVLVDAADSRILLDPGNFSADDTFELTGLEAIIVTHQHADHVDHERLPQLVAGNPGARLLAEEETAAQLNDVAGTWEVLSPGDEVFLGGVLVTGVGGRHAVIHQDLPRVGNVGALVRADGEPVFFHPGDTYEYAPDDVDVLGVPLGAPWAKVGEMVDFVRDVSPSVVFPIHDRTIADVAYGMYWARAAEMGGANLPTGVTLDARKLGQHDSTTVR, encoded by the coding sequence ATGCAGCTCACACGATTCGGACATGCAGCAGTTCTCGTCGATGCGGCGGATTCGCGGATCCTGCTCGATCCAGGCAACTTCTCGGCCGACGACACGTTCGAGCTGACCGGGCTCGAAGCGATCATCGTCACGCATCAGCACGCCGATCACGTCGACCACGAACGCTTGCCGCAGCTCGTCGCCGGAAACCCGGGCGCGCGTCTGCTGGCGGAAGAGGAGACGGCGGCGCAGCTGAACGACGTCGCCGGAACCTGGGAGGTCTTGTCGCCGGGCGACGAGGTGTTCTTGGGCGGTGTCCTGGTCACCGGAGTGGGCGGCCGACATGCAGTCATCCACCAGGATCTGCCGCGGGTCGGCAACGTCGGGGCGTTGGTGCGCGCGGACGGCGAGCCCGTGTTCTTCCATCCGGGCGATACGTACGAGTACGCGCCGGACGACGTGGACGTGTTGGGCGTGCCGCTCGGCGCCCCGTGGGCGAAGGTCGGCGAAATGGTCGACTTCGTGCGGGACGTGTCGCCGTCCGTGGTCTTCCCGATCCACGACCGAACCATTGCCGATGTCGCCTACGGCATGTATTGGGCGCGCGCCGCCGAGATGGGCGGGGCCAACCTGCCCACGGGCGTCACGCTGGATGCGCGTAAGCTCGGGCAGCACGACTCGACGACGGTGCGCTAG
- a CDS encoding phosphoribosylaminoimidazolesuccinocarboxamide synthase: MNENQAIDVAGWTHVYSGKVRDLYEPSRDAASEWAGRDVVLVVASDRISAYDHVLASTIPDKGAVLTQLSLWWFDQLDGVANHVVSTDVPDVVAGRAMICRKLDMFKVECVARGYLTGSGLADYRASGTVCGVPLPDGLEEASVLPEPIFTPAAKADLGEHDENIDFATMSERLGAADAAALRNKTLSVYGRAAALASERGIILADTKFEFGRDRDSGDIVLGDEVLTPDSSRFWDADGWAPGRVQPSFDKQFVRDWLTGPDSGWDRNSDEPPPALPDDVIAKTRERYVEAYELLTGTSF, encoded by the coding sequence GTGAACGAGAACCAGGCGATCGACGTGGCCGGATGGACGCACGTCTATTCGGGCAAGGTGCGCGATCTCTACGAGCCCTCACGCGACGCGGCAAGCGAATGGGCCGGGCGGGACGTCGTGCTGGTCGTGGCCAGCGACCGGATCTCCGCTTACGACCACGTGCTGGCCAGCACGATCCCGGACAAAGGGGCCGTCCTCACGCAGCTGTCCCTGTGGTGGTTCGATCAGCTGGACGGCGTGGCGAACCATGTTGTGTCCACCGACGTCCCGGACGTCGTCGCGGGCCGCGCCATGATCTGCCGCAAGCTCGACATGTTCAAGGTCGAATGCGTGGCGCGCGGCTATCTGACCGGCTCCGGGCTCGCCGATTACCGGGCGTCCGGAACGGTGTGCGGCGTGCCGCTGCCCGACGGCCTCGAGGAGGCGTCCGTGCTGCCGGAGCCGATCTTCACGCCAGCCGCCAAGGCCGACCTCGGCGAGCACGATGAGAACATCGATTTCGCGACCATGTCCGAGCGTCTCGGAGCCGCCGACGCCGCCGCCTTGCGCAATAAGACCCTCTCCGTGTACGGACGGGCCGCTGCGCTGGCGTCCGAACGCGGCATCATTTTGGCGGACACGAAGTTCGAGTTCGGCCGTGACCGGGATTCCGGCGATATAGTACTGGGCGATGAAGTGCTCACTCCGGATTCGTCCCGGTTCTGGGACGCCGACGGGTGGGCGCCGGGGCGCGTGCAGCCGAGCTTCGACAAGCAGTTCGTCCGCGACTGGCTCACCGGCCCGGATTCGGGTTGGGACAGAAATTCCGACGAGCCGCCGCCCGCACTTCCGGACGACGTCATTGCCAAGACCCGCGAGCGCTATGTCGAAGCCTACGAATTGCTGACCGGCACCTCGTTCTAG
- the purQ gene encoding phosphoribosylformylglycinamidine synthase subunit PurQ: MSADAAGARIGVVTFPGSLDDVDAARAVRLAGAEPVKLWHGEKSLSNVDAVLLPGGFSYGDYLRCGAIARFSAVMESIVDAANGGLPVLGICNGFQVLCEAHLLPGALVGNDRRQFICRDQTLRVENASTAWTNKFANGEEIVVPLKNGEGSYMADEPTLDKLEAENLVAFRYVGVNPNGSRRDIAGVTNPRGNVVGLMPHPEHAVEAGFGPDTATGTRTGVDGQRFFTSVLGTLVSA; the protein is encoded by the coding sequence GTGAGCGCCGACGCCGCGGGGGCCCGTATCGGTGTCGTCACGTTCCCCGGATCGCTGGACGACGTGGACGCCGCACGGGCCGTCCGCCTTGCCGGTGCCGAGCCCGTCAAGCTCTGGCACGGGGAGAAATCCCTGTCGAACGTGGACGCCGTCCTGCTCCCCGGGGGATTTTCCTATGGCGACTACTTGCGTTGCGGGGCGATTGCCCGGTTCTCGGCAGTGATGGAGTCGATTGTGGACGCCGCAAACGGCGGACTTCCGGTGCTCGGAATCTGCAACGGTTTCCAGGTTTTGTGCGAAGCACACCTGCTGCCCGGCGCCCTGGTCGGCAACGACCGCCGCCAGTTCATTTGCCGGGATCAGACACTGCGTGTCGAAAACGCCTCGACGGCGTGGACGAACAAGTTCGCGAACGGCGAAGAGATAGTTGTCCCGCTCAAGAACGGCGAAGGCAGCTATATGGCCGACGAGCCGACGCTGGACAAACTCGAGGCCGAGAACCTCGTGGCGTTCCGGTACGTCGGGGTGAATCCGAACGGTTCGCGGCGCGATATCGCCGGCGTGACCAATCCCCGCGGCAACGTGGTGGGCCTCATGCCGCACCCCGAGCACGCCGTCGAAGCGGGATTCGGCCCGGACACTGCCACCGGAACCCGCACGGGAGTCGACGGGCAACGGTTCTTCACGTCGGTGCTCGGCACCCTGGTCTCGGCCTGA
- a CDS encoding LOG family protein gives MTAHSVFVRNPRSRDVETREQFDALVRSGATDMAGWKLHSIDFSDGLPEGLDPSGAVFLGCSFADGAQAGLRQAGALLFPAVPDVPFDAYRGQLYSPGDLFEHIATRPYEDTLDARIYSWTRGADVRRDLYVTLATALHDHAISDALDDVLAAGTFAGSRIVGVMGGHDLARDDAGFAAAAVLGRRLAAEGFTIATGGGPGAMEAANFGAYIDGADDAEFERALAELARVPSFTPSVTDWARSAASVLDRYPDGRANLGIPTWFYGHEPPNLFATHIAKYFTNSVREAILLQRCNGGIIFLPGAAGTVQEIFQDACENYYASEGDVRPMVLVGRKHWQTTLPAWDLVQSLGRGRLMGERIHLVDTIDEALAVLG, from the coding sequence ATGACGGCGCATTCGGTTTTCGTTCGCAATCCGCGTTCGCGCGACGTCGAAACGCGCGAGCAGTTCGACGCACTCGTCCGCAGCGGCGCGACCGACATGGCCGGGTGGAAGCTGCACTCGATCGACTTCAGCGACGGGCTTCCCGAAGGGCTCGATCCTTCCGGTGCCGTATTTCTCGGGTGCTCGTTTGCCGATGGCGCCCAGGCCGGACTGCGGCAAGCGGGCGCTCTGCTCTTCCCGGCGGTCCCGGACGTGCCGTTCGACGCCTATCGCGGGCAGCTGTATTCGCCCGGCGACTTGTTCGAGCACATCGCCACTCGGCCGTACGAGGACACGCTTGACGCCCGCATCTACTCGTGGACCCGCGGTGCCGACGTGCGACGCGACCTGTACGTCACTCTTGCCACGGCGCTGCACGATCACGCCATTTCGGATGCGCTGGACGATGTGCTGGCGGCCGGGACTTTTGCGGGCAGCCGCATCGTCGGCGTGATGGGCGGGCATGATTTGGCGCGGGACGACGCCGGTTTCGCAGCGGCCGCCGTGTTGGGACGGCGCTTGGCCGCCGAAGGGTTCACGATAGCGACCGGCGGCGGTCCGGGCGCCATGGAAGCGGCAAATTTCGGCGCGTACATCGATGGGGCGGACGACGCCGAGTTCGAGCGTGCCCTGGCCGAGCTGGCGCGCGTGCCGTCGTTCACGCCGTCCGTCACCGACTGGGCGCGAAGCGCGGCCTCGGTGCTCGACCGATATCCGGACGGGCGGGCGAATCTGGGGATACCGACCTGGTTCTACGGACACGAGCCGCCCAACCTGTTCGCCACGCACATTGCCAAATACTTCACCAACTCGGTGCGCGAGGCCATCCTGCTGCAACGCTGCAATGGCGGAATCATCTTCTTGCCCGGCGCGGCCGGCACCGTGCAAGAGATCTTCCAGGACGCTTGCGAGAACTACTACGCATCGGAGGGCGACGTGCGCCCCATGGTGCTGGTGGGCCGCAAACACTGGCAGACCACGTTGCCGGCGTGGGACCTCGTGCAATCGCTCGGCCGCGGACGTCTGATGGGTGAACGGATCCACCTGGTCGACACGATCGACGAAGCGCTCGCCGTCCTCGGGTAG
- a CDS encoding sterol carrier family protein: MTARRRIDETEGRHAVRAWKSGARDRTTVALAVRFCLEEITARAPGNSVELRVPPHGVTQCVAGPRHTRGTPPNVIEMDADTWLGLATGTVNWDEAAADRKLSASGVRADVSEWLPLDI; encoded by the coding sequence GTGACAGCTAGGCGACGCATCGACGAGACCGAAGGACGGCACGCCGTCCGGGCGTGGAAAAGCGGCGCGCGCGACCGGACGACGGTTGCCCTGGCCGTGCGGTTCTGCTTGGAAGAGATCACGGCGCGCGCGCCCGGCAACAGCGTCGAACTGCGCGTGCCGCCGCACGGCGTCACTCAATGCGTGGCCGGTCCCCGGCACACTCGCGGCACCCCGCCGAACGTGATTGAAATGGACGCCGACACGTGGCTCGGCCTGGCGACCGGCACGGTGAATTGGGACGAAGCGGCTGCGGACCGGAAACTTTCCGCGTCGGGCGTGCGCGCAGACGTCAGCGAGTGGCTACCGTTGGACATATGA
- a CDS encoding GntR family transcriptional regulator: MIEDGKPIFMQIADLIENDILEGRLDEGSKAPSTNEFAAFLRINPATAAKGVNRLVEEGILVKQRGIGMFVTANARAKLLAARRERFFQQYVLPLQREARKLGITPAQLAEMLQREDVTA, translated from the coding sequence ATGATCGAAGACGGTAAGCCGATCTTTATGCAGATCGCCGATCTTATCGAAAACGACATCCTAGAAGGTCGTCTCGATGAAGGCTCCAAAGCTCCGTCAACCAACGAGTTCGCAGCTTTTTTGCGCATCAACCCGGCAACCGCCGCCAAGGGCGTCAACCGGTTGGTCGAAGAAGGAATTCTAGTCAAACAGCGAGGGATCGGCATGTTCGTCACCGCAAACGCCCGGGCTAAGCTCCTAGCCGCCCGCCGCGAGAGATTCTTCCAGCAATACGTACTCCCCCTACAACGCGAGGCCCGCAAGCTCGGCATCACGCCGGCTCAACTCGCGGAAATGCTCCAGCGAGAGGATGTCACGGCATGA